One Vicia villosa cultivar HV-30 ecotype Madison, WI linkage group LG5, Vvil1.0, whole genome shotgun sequence genomic window, TTTCTTAACATAGTGTGTTTGATTAAGTTCACAACTCCCATTTTTTCTCTTAAGTTGGATCCCCAAAATAGAAAcaactagtccaagatctttcatcttgaatgtggaagttagaaacctctttgtttctaaaattccaTTTATCTCGTTTCTaatgatcaacatgtcatcaacataaatacAAAGGAATATCACAATGTTCTCGTGCACCTTTGTGTACCaacacttgtcacaagaattagGAACAACTCCATTTGAAAGTATGACATAGTCCAACTTTTGATACACTATTTCGGTGCCTTTTTTAATTCATACAAGGATTTGACTAGCTTGCACACCTTTTATTTATTACCAAGAAGCACATTACCTTTAGGTTGctccatgtaaatctcctcatcAAGATATCCATTTAGGAATAtcgttttgacatccatttgacgAACTATAAGGTCATGCAAATAAACTAATGTAAACAATGCTTTAATTGCCAACGTCCTTGCTATCGGTGCATATGTGTCGAAATAATCAACACCTTTCTTTTGTCTAAATCCATTTTCTATTAATCTAGCCTTATAGgcgttgttgtgaaaaacgatgtcaagaacaaaatataatagggaattagggaagataagaacaAGAAaggagaagaacacaagaattggttataactgctattcttttactttctcttaaaacaagattacaagtttacaagaataacaaataacctctctcaccctaaattaggatttgcaacttagcaatgatgagagactagtatgctatttataataaaacctaacatactaactaatgggttttttccacaaggcccattacacaagccaacttaataaacaagttaacttaacaaattagggtttaaacactaaacctaatttaacatgctaacaaccctagcatcttcgacacaagcatgtgaacaaccttcgacttcatgcttaatcctgtcgaaccaagaagctacccttcgaccatactagagtttgatccaatatctcgcAGGTGTTTAATGCAAAATTACTATGATACTTCTTTCTAAACATCCACTTATATCCAGTGAGTCTTGATCCTTTAGATAGATCGACAAACTCCTAATTGTGGTTTGACGTTATTGAATCTATTTCATATTGGATACTAGCGAGGCACAGAACGACTAAACCCTAAACAACTGAGTAGACGCACTGAACGACTACTGCACTTAAAGCATAAGTGCATGCGCCACACTGCATGGCATGATAGAGGAGTATGCGTCAGGAAGTGTGGCACCTCCTCTATAAATTAAATGCATGCGCCACACAGAGTGGCGCCTCCTCTGTGTggcaattttttttgaaatgtgGTTAGATAGACAACTTTTTTGAAAGTGTGGTTATTTAgggaatatttttgaaaaaacacattatttaaaaaaattctagtAATGTAGTTGCAAGGAAAATTTTTGGACTTTGAAGTTGAGGATTTGACTCTCATCGATACCAATTTTTTgtgctttttatttcaaaaattttgAGCTGGGATTTGAAGGCGCGACCAATGTTTTAAAACTCGAACAAGCCATCAACTCAGTCAAGCTATTGATTCACTAGGTTACTGGTCAGACCAGTGAGCCTTTGGTCGAACCACATGAATTCTAATAATgcgaaaatataattttattttcctttagtaacatgattttttctaaattttttattaatttatagtatatacttaattttctaactttttaaatttattatgttgtaggattaataataaataagtttAAAGAAAATTGCATTagagataatatatatatatatatatatatatatatatatatatatatatatatatatatatatatatatatatatatatatcaaaaaaatcattaaacattaaaaacaaaattatatttttctcaAAGTTGAAATATCACTTCAAATGTTCCCGAAAAAAAACTATTACATCATATCAAACAACCGAAATAGTTCCACTACTTTAGACCACCATTTTAAACTGTTACtaaaacttattaaaaaaaattttaacagAGTTTTTAAAGATATTTGGTGTTTTAGTAATTTTAGTAATACACCCAACCGGAAGACTTTTTAAAAGTATTCCgatatgataattttttttaaataattttaaaatacgaATGATATTCAACTTGAACACTAAAAAGTATTcgggtataatttttttttatatcaaaatttcaaaacataaatgatgaaaaagtaaaaaaaaaaaaaagaaataaactttTTATATGGGATACTTTGGTAAAAAAGAATTCAATGTATGGGTAGAAGGACAAGTGTGGGGTATGGGGTAAAATTTTCAGGTCAACTAGTTGCCAGTTGGGTTTAATCGATTTTAGCGAGTCAATTGCAATTATGATCCAATTACTTTATTAGACCGTTCTACCTCCTAATTCACGGTTTAACCGGTTCGACCAGCTGATTCACAGTCTAACCAATTCGATCAACTGATAAATCCAAATTTTAAAACACTGTTACCGAACCAAATAGCAAAATATCACGGTTAAAAATTTCCATTACACCATAGGCATAGCAATAAgaaaaaagtatttatgaaacaTTCATTATACTATATTCATAAATATACGCTACGGCCTCAAGAAAAATGTTCTAACACTGCCACTGGTTTACACGACTATATATGTACATAATTCAACAATAATGACCGAAAAGTCCTTGTTGAATATTCATACtagaataaaaacaaaaaagcCAATTTCCTACTTTGTCGTAATTCTAGAGTTGGCTTATGACAGACACTTATATCAAATCAAGTAGTTCAAACGTAATTACATTCGAGGTCTTCATTGTCATAGTACTGGTAGAAGCATTTAATTTCTTTGCTTATATATATACACAATTCAGCTAGAATACAGAACAAAAAAGGAAACTTCTCAATAATAAAAGTTTTTCGGTACTTAGTAATTCACTGCGATTGAGAATGGAAACAGTACTGAACGTGAAGGGACCAGGATTAGAAGATTGTAACAAAGATTTAGAACATGCTAATAAGGAATTAGAAGCACATACAAGAGTTGTTGCACATGATGTTGTCACTGAAACTGAACTCAACAAAATTCGCCTCGTGAGGGACTTTGTTGAAACACATGATCCATCTTCTAAGGTACTAACTAACCTAATCTTATCACATACTCCctctggtcctatttataagagaagattctctttttagatacattgaataaataatgtatctaaacaacatattgtccagatacattatttattcaatgtatctaaaaagataatcttctcttataaataggaccggaGGTAGTATTTCATATTTCATATAAAGAAGTTATTTGAATGATTATTTGCATGATTTGTGTTTTAACCTATATTATTAATACTCAAATTTCATTAGTTGAATATTAAGTGGTGGAATGTGGAATTCAACCTCTTGATAGTTTACAAATAATAGTCAATCCGTGATGGAGGTAGTTTTTGTTGAATAGTCTATAGTGAATCTTCATGTTTTACTAATTCAAACAAAAACCTCTTAGTAGTGTTTGTCTGcatacccaaaaaaaaaaaaaaaaaaacataaaatatgaaTGTATATATAATACTCAATTTTTTCAATAATGAATGCTGTATTAATTTCTTAGTCCATTGTgagacttttattttctttattttaatatatttttaaattatacattaatttttttatgcaTTAATGTATAAAGTTTtactatttataaattaataatttttttaattaaaattatagttTTAGGGAAAAATATATTGTATCAGGAATCTATTTCAAAGTTTTTGTGCCAATATGATATTCtttgaataatataatatttttataaaaagtataacaataaaactttgaaaaatattttatttcattttgtttcACTCCaagtatttatttataaaaaatataattatcaatattataatcatattttaattttaaaattgttttttttatccaATAGGACATATGAATGGCACACTAAGAGAGATAACAAATTTCTTTTTCTGAGTAAGTTGGAGTAAAAACCGACAAGATAATGAATATAACTTGTGgtagtatatattttttttaatgaaatatgttatcttttctagtctttgagttattttgaaaaattaatttttctaatggtaatatttaatttataaagaaaaaatagagcatataatatattttatttttttattaaaagatttATTTTTGAATATGTGATAGGTAAGTTAAATCGACTTAAATCTTCAATCCTATTTAAGAAAGTCAAAAATACATTTACACGTTcgtaaaaattataacttattctATAAAACTTACAACCAATTcaccataaaaaaaaattattttgaatacaATGTCATTCATATCTCCAATACTACCAACATTATATCATTTCTAGCTTTTCAAATACACCAAAAAAACCACCATATGAATTATACTAACTCTTTCTTTGTCCCTTTAGTCCATCTTGCAATTTAtaaaaggtgaattcttatctacccaactcaaaaagttgggtaaagttacctctttataaaatgctttgaaaacaacaaacaattgtaatatttaataaataaataaatgtgttaAAATTCGATGGTATCATCGGGTTGGTTGGAGGTACATTATCCAACTTTGTGATGGGTAGAAAAGTTGTCCCTTTATAAAATTGTTGCAAAAGTCAATACCTTGCATAAACTCTAAGTTTAGTCGAGATTGGATTTTTTTTCATACTCTAACAGAAGTATATGATCTAAATCTTCCTCCTGGTTGAAGAAAAACCACATACCATCTCATTATCCATGAAGTGAGGGCATACAATCTAGACTATAAATTCAATCTTATCCGTCAAGCtatctatcatcatcatcatttcattttaattgatattaaatatACAACCCTATAATCACTACCGTTACTTGAAAGGAATTGTTCACTACCCTTATTTGAAAGCAAATGTTGATGACCTTAAGCTTATCCAAGTTGGTCTTACTCTTTCGGATGTAAAAGGAAATTTTTCAACCAAAAacttttatcattaattttaatGGAATTTTTTCACTTCCAAATTACCCTTACTGCCGCTCCAACGGTTATATGCTTTTTAAGTTGCTATACAAGAATTTCACGAtttaaatgtaaaacacataCCGCTGTCATAACCACATATCAAATTTTGTAAAATGATCCTTATAAAAAGTATTcttattgataaaataaaataaaatattttgttttaacattttttctttatatatataatattatcatGCTATATTATTACAATTTTATTTCTGTTTATTTATATTTAGGGTTGTATAAGACTTTTTCTAATGTATTAgaaaaatgataaataatttaataaaaaatattgattaaattattttttgtaaataataaattttctgTAATTTTCatcataataatttatataatacaaTGAATTCCAAATAATATATCCGCcattatttatttgaaaagaaaagatagCAAAGAAAAGTAAtgttatattaataattaaaataacatctatgatatatgtattaaaaattaaaataattgattattttaaagAATAAATTGTATGTTTTTGTTTGGAAATACTTATATTCAATGAATTAAAAGTTGAAATAATGAACTTATTTAAGAAACATTTCTTTATTTGGAATTCTTTACAATTTAATtatgggtaatgctaacttgtgaaATTAAGTCTTGAATTATAAGCAATAATGATTTCATAGCAAGATAAATTTTAATGGTGTTTGCAGGAAAAAGATGATTTAATAATCAGAAGGTTTCTACGTGCTCGTGATTTAGACGTGGAAAAGGCTTCAGCAATGTTCCTCAAATACTCAAAATGGAGACATTCATTTGTTCCAAATGGTTCCATATCTCTATCACAGGTTCCTAATGAAATTGCAGATGACAAGGTTTTTATCCAAGGACATGACAAGATTGGTCGACCTATATTTGTTGTGTTCGGTGGAAAACATTTTCAAAAGAAAGATGGTCTAGAAGAATTCAAACGTATGTTTTTTTATCAAGTAGTTTAGTGATTAGACTCAGAAGCTTGAGTGTAGAGCATTGTTATACATTTTGTACTTACATAAATAAACATTGAAGATATTTTTTATCCTTAAATCTTGTTAACATTGAACATATCTCAATGACAAACAATTTTCTTTGTGATGCAGGATTTGTAGTTTATATTCTTGATAAATTATGTGCAAGGTAAGTCTTAATTCCATTACTAAAGATACAATTTTTAAAACTGTGAGTCCAGTTAGTAACGTGTGTCATTTTTTGATGTATCAGTATGGCTCACGGGCAAGAAAAATTTGTTGGTATAGCAGAACTTAAGGGATGGGGTTACACAAATAGTGATGTTCGTGGATACATTTCTGCGCTCTCTATTTTACAGGTAATATATAAGAGGATTGGTTTTATGATCTTAAAAAAATAGCGGTGCAGTTTACtgtccgtttatcttctatttctGTATAATATTCTTTAGTATATATTTGTATGTGTGTGAACTAAAGTTCGAAAGTTTGATATATTATGATTGTTAATTTTATTTCTTGTAGGATTACTATCCTGAAAGATTGGGGAAGTTGTTTATTCTCCATGCACCATACATTTTTATGAAAGTGTGGAAAATGGTTTATCCATTCATTGACAACAAAACCAGAAACAAGGTGATGTTTTAAATTTAAACTATATCTTAAcgcatatattataaaatatttatagagcTGAATTGGATCTCTTTGCAGATAGTATTTGTGGAAAACAAAAAGGTGAAATCAACACTTATAGAAGAAATAGACGAAAATCAACTCCCTCAGATCTATGGTGGAAAACTACAATTAATTGCTATTCAAGATAGCTAATTAAGCTAAGCAGCTTTGACTAGTTAAGGAGAGACTATACCAATAaataattcaatattttaattgtgTGTTTCTTTGACTATTTCCCTTTACTCGTGTAATTTATTGGGCGGAATATGGTTTAAATAAAATACGTTGTATTAGAGTTCTACTAGACTGATCATTCAGTGGTATTTCATGAATTGCGATAATTGACGTGTAATCAATCAGTCATGGAATTCTTCTTTGTAATATAAGTTAATATGCAtatcttatattattatttaagatGATAATAAAATAGTCAAAAGTTCATTACtatttcttctcttgatttggtgtttgtaatttttacttgctttctaatttctttttaaatatgaCTGGATTTGATTCTAAAAACTAACTCAAATAGTTTTCCAAACATATTTATACACAAATCCAATAATATGAGAATATAAGCATTATGATACTCGAACACGACTTAACAAAGTCATATCCATGATCTTCAATTTACTGTGAAATGAATGAATTCGAAATCAAAACAATCATACACTTCACGTACActcatgtttttatttttgtggatttgaaccggagctctgataccaattctTGGAGCAcaaagttgaagatgaagaagatgattatGGAGGAGAGATAAAAAGGAGAAACTGTAATTAACTTTTACTCGATTGAAAAGTAGTTACACTTAATGATTATACTCTATCATTAGAAAGTAAAAATGCAATATATACTAAATTCATATTGAGCCAACTAGATAAAGCCTAGCACACAACCCAAAACAAACTAACAACAAACACTGAATGTGCAATTACACTTCaacaccatcccttaattcaaaTTCAGATCTAAAATCAACAACACCAATTTCATTCCTCAAATTGATAAATGTTCAGTTTTGATGAATTTAGTCAGCACATCTATAAGTTCCCTCTGGGTTCTACAGTACATAACTTCTAGCGCTCCATCCTGAACTTGATTCCTCAAATAGTGAAACTTCGTGTCAATGTGCTTGCTTCTCCGATGAAACATTGGATTCTGCAAGGCTTATAGTTGATTTGTTTTCAATCATCAACCTCACAGGCTCACTCACCTTTATCTTCAAATCCTACAATAAATTCATTAGCCAAACAGATTGAGAAGCAATCAAGGCACCCACAGTTTATTCAACTTCACATGTTGACAAGGCAACCACAAGTTACTTCTTGGAGCACCAAGAAATGAGACTTTCTCAGAATCCTAACTGCAGCTTGATAATGTGACCACTTCGGGTTGTTCATAAACCCAGTCACCATTTCAACTTCCGAGAAAATTCCAGGTCTGGTATTACAGATATATCTTAGCGAGTCCACTACAAGAAAAATGGTTCCCAGCGACATGTTTTAGTGACGTGATAAAAATGTGGCAAAAAAAAGCATGTTGCGGCCTGTTTATCATGtcactaatttttttaaatattaaaataataaatgtaaCGTTATCACATGGGAAATCagatattttttctaaaaaaaaagttGTGACATGTTTATCAGGTCGcaacatttaaattaaaataaaaaaaattaaaatggtcaGGCTTTTCTGAgggggaaatttgaaattttcaaaagttatattgtgacgtgtaaatcacgtcgcaacggTTTTAGAGGGAAAATGTTCTGACTTTGAACTGATGGTACAGGTTGATTGACAAACCTTTTTGAGCGTTTGGGTTGCGACGTGATATTCACGTCGCTGATTGGTCTGCAATTAATTACCAATAAATAATATCCGTGTATAAATAATATCTccaatttattatcaataaataatttctgcaatttattaCGTTGGGGGTTGCGACGTGAATATCATGTGGCAAGGTTGCGACGTGATATTCACGTCACTGATTGGCCtacataaatacaatttttctcTTCCCAGAACCTTACCTTTCACGTGAAAATCCAAAACACTTCttcattcttccttcttcttcCAACTTTCTCCCACTCTCCTCCATCTTCCTCTCTTCCATTTCAAAATCAATCTCCAATATAATTTCTCAGGTAACTTCTTGTCCTATAAATTATATtcaatttctttaaaatattttgtttaacttttaatataatttcttatttcagtacctttttaatttttttttgcaagatATTGAAGAGATTCCTCCCTTCCATTTCAAAATCAATCTTCATTATAATTTATCAGGTAACTTTTTGTAGtaaaaattatattcaatttcgtccaaatattttgtttaagttttattataatttctgatttcatttcttttttttttcaagatatTGCAAGAAGATTGAAAAGATAGTGAAGAAAGAGGCATTTtagttgtttatttattttatattgtattatgtattttattctaatatttgggttgtttgttgtttttttagATATAGATTAAACAGAATATTATatgtataaaatattataaacttttctttttttgttttttaaatagaaatatatatatatatatatatatatatatatatatatataaaacataacattttaaaataaaattaaaatatatggttATTATATGTTATGAATACGTTTATTATATCTTATTTGAAAAAATTATAGTACAATAGTTATTTAGAAAAaacattaattattatatatgttcattaaatatttagttaaaacaaaaacaattttttttatttatatatatatatatatatatatatatatatatatatatatatatatatatatatatatatatatatatatatatatatatatatatatatatatatatatataagataatATGAGAAAAATTAGAACATGTTTTTTAACGCTCATCTTTTAATATGATctctttgattttcaaaactctacCAAATCATATATATGTTTCATTTAAGTCTTACATGACTCATAaattttaaccaataaaaaaaatatgttggAAAATATGAGTTAAAGAGTgtgttgttagttttttttttcatattttttgcaTGTATATAAACCTTTTTTATTgcatgactcttaatttttttttcaaattattataatattttattttaatataaataaatattttttattaatatttattaattttgaatcaaaattaatgtttttgaatcataattaataataaaccTTTTATTAGTATTCattaaattgaaatttaattttttttttaaaatatattttttagtgacgtgattttcatgtcacaagTTTGTGACATGAATATCACGTCGCAACATGctgatttcaaaaataaaatttagagaaAAATCAGTTGTTTAGTGACATGATTTTCACGTCACTAATTTCCTGCGTTTTCTGATCCCACTCTGACATGCCTGCTACAACTGTAAAGTAGTTGATATATGTGCagaatgttgcgacgtgattttcatttCACAAATTAGTGACGTGAAAATCATGTCACTAATGAGTTGCCACACGCTCCCCTGCGGCGTAAACAGTCACGTCGCAAAAAAtaagttgtgacgtgattttccatgttgtgacatgaaaatcacgtgacTAATTAGCTTATTTTTTGTAGTGGTCAACCAAGTGTTTAAAAGTTGTAGCATCTACATCATCACCCTTAGCATCAGAACTCAGCTTGTGATCCATCTCAGTATGTGTGATTGGAGACTTGCAATTTGTTAACTTAAATCTCTTCAGAAGTTCAAGTccatacttcagctgatgcaaAATGATACCCTTCTCAGATGTACAAAATCTCCATCCTTAGAAAATATACCATATTTCCCAAATCagtcatctcaaactcattcatcaacaTCTTTTTGAACTTGACTATCTCATAAGAACAACTTCCAGTCAGCAATAtttcatcaacatagagacataCCAGAATCATATTGCCATCAGAAGTATGGTAAACATAAAGACTATATTCCATATTACATTTATGAAACCCCTTCTTTTTGAAAAAcaaatcaatcttcaaattctaAGTTCTGGGATGTTTCTTGTAAAGGACCCTTTAGAAATACACATTTAACATCCATATGTATCATAGGCCAATTCCTATTAGCAGTTATAGCAATCACCAACCTGATTATTTCATGTCTAACTACAGGTGCAAACACCTCTAAGTAATCTAGCATGTGTTTATGAAGAAACCCTCTAGATACTAACATGTCTTTGTGTTTACTaattgatccatctggcttcaactTCAACTttaaaacccatctgacgctgatgaaTTTCTTCTCCTTTAGAATCTCATTCAACTCctaagtcttgtttctttctatagcctaaagttcttctttcatggccttCAGCCCAGATTTCTTCTTGAGTGTCTCTTTTGTATTCACTAGTTTAGAGTCTACTAACATGTCACATTGAATGACctcgccttcagagtctattTTAATATCGCATAAAATGTCAAACTCTGCAAACCTTATGGGTACTTGTCTCATTCTTTGTGGTCTCTTGTTCTGAATCTTTTATAGAACCTAGAACAATGTTAGCTTCTAGACCTCCTCCAAAAACATTACCTTCAGAAACAAGATCACCTCCAAAAGTTTGACCCCTAAAGTCTTGACCATCAGAGTCTAGATCACCTTCAGATTATGGATCACTTCCAGAGTCTCCGTCAGAGTCACTTTGAGCTTTTGACttttcttcagaatcatcttcaaattctgactcatcttcagattCTGACTCATATTCAAAATTAACTTCagattctaactcatcttcagaATCACCTTCAGATTCTGACTCATGTTTATAATCACTTCCAgcttctgactcatcttcagaattACCTTCAGATTCTTAATAATCTTCTTACTCTGACTTATATTTAGAATCCCCTTCAAATTCAGCAACCATCAATTGCACAAGTTCATCATCATATTCataagccatcaatagcacaggttcatcctTAGAATCTCCTCTGGCTATGTTTGTTTCTTCTAACTTCCTTTCCTTGTTTGTCTATAGTCTTTAGGAAAATGGTCAAACCTATTATAATTGTAACACTGAACCATTCTCTTGTCAAGCTTGTCCTTTTCCTTTTGATGTTTCTTCTCACCAGAGTTAGAGGCTTCTGAATTCTAAGAACCACCATGTTTTTTCTTGGCTTCTGACCAAGAATGTTTCtagtccttcttgacaaaagaagctttcAGATCCTCCTCTACCTCTCTTTCAGAGGTTCTCTCAGTCATacacaactcttgtgcttctaggcTTCTTTGTAGCTCTTCAATTCTCATGGTACTCA contains:
- the LOC131607996 gene encoding CRAL-TRIO domain-containing protein YKL091C-like — protein: METVLNVKGPGLEDCNKDLEHANKELEAHTRVVAHDVVTETELNKIRLVRDFVETHDPSSKEKDDLIIRRFLRARDLDVEKASAMFLKYSKWRHSFVPNGSISLSQVPNEIADDKVFIQGHDKIGRPIFVVFGGKHFQKKDGLEEFKRFVVYILDKLCASMAHGQEKFVGIAELKGWGYTNSDVRGYISALSILQDYYPERLGKLFILHAPYIFMKVWKMVYPFIDNKTRNKIVFVENKKVKSTLIEEIDENQLPQIYGGKLQLIAIQDS